From the Halalkalicoccus sp. CGA53 genome, one window contains:
- a CDS encoding ABC transporter permease, whose translation MSKLNFAIRRLFQMVATLWVIATLLFVMFRAMPGDPTTYFLSEGMPPEARERLIAQYGLDEPTHVQYIEFLRSLVTLELGISFHSGRDVIDIIWLYLPNTLVLMFSAIIFAYAIGIPLGVLAAWKRGEGTEKGAVILALIQRSFPEFWVGLVVLGIFGAWLDVIPMSGMTSGDHRPESFLAMITSLDFIWHLLAPAAVFGFYLMGLPLLLMRNNMLEVLAEDFVDVCRAKGLSERKVMFKHAARNALLPIVTAAAIAIGYAVGGAILVETVFSWPGLGREMVRAVLRRDYPVAQGTFMLLATTVVFMNFVADLIYSWLDPRVTYE comes from the coding sequence ATGTCGAAGTTGAATTTCGCGATCCGGCGGCTGTTCCAGATGGTGGCGACGCTCTGGGTGATCGCCACGCTGCTGTTCGTCATGTTCCGGGCGATGCCGGGGGATCCGACGACGTACTTCCTCTCCGAGGGGATGCCGCCGGAGGCCCGTGAACGCCTCATCGCCCAGTACGGTCTCGACGAGCCGACGCACGTCCAGTACATCGAGTTCCTCAGGAGCCTGGTGACGCTCGAACTGGGGATCTCGTTTCACTCCGGTCGGGACGTCATCGACATCATCTGGCTCTACCTGCCGAACACGCTGGTGTTGATGTTCTCGGCGATCATCTTCGCGTACGCGATCGGGATCCCCCTCGGCGTGCTCGCGGCGTGGAAGCGCGGCGAGGGTACCGAGAAGGGTGCGGTGATCCTGGCGCTGATCCAGCGCAGCTTCCCCGAGTTCTGGGTCGGTCTCGTCGTGCTCGGGATCTTCGGCGCGTGGCTCGACGTCATCCCGATGAGCGGTATGACGAGCGGGGATCACCGTCCCGAGAGCTTCCTCGCGATGATCACCTCGCTCGACTTCATCTGGCACCTGCTCGCACCCGCGGCGGTGTTCGGGTTCTACCTCATGGGCCTGCCGCTGTTGCTCATGCGGAACAACATGCTGGAGGTGCTCGCCGAGGACTTCGTCGACGTCTGTCGGGCGAAGGGGCTCTCCGAGCGGAAGGTGATGTTCAAACACGCGGCACGGAACGCACTGTTGCCGATCGTGACCGCGGCGGCGATCGCGATCGGCTACGCGGTCGGCGGGGCGATCCTGGTCGAGACGGTGTTCAGCTGGCCCGGTCTCGGCCGCGAGATGGTCAGGGCGGTCTTGCGCCGGGACTACCCGGTCGCGCAGGGGACGTTCATGCTGCTCGCGACGACCGTCGTGTTCATGAACTTCGTCGCCGACCTGATCTACAGCTGGCTGGATCCACGGGTGACGTACGAATGA